A window of Rhodothermales bacterium contains these coding sequences:
- a CDS encoding DUF2147 domain-containing protein, with amino-acid sequence MAHASGQPETDANILGYWQRGEGEAIIEVKRHMAGYQGVIISSERRPETVGIVVFRELRYDQEAGDWHGRAYSIKRKREVPIDIEVPSANRLELTAHILFFKKRVQFKRIPDVQVAGLQVAKR; translated from the coding sequence ATGGCTCACGCCTCGGGCCAGCCTGAAACCGACGCAAACATCCTGGGCTATTGGCAGCGAGGCGAGGGCGAGGCGATCATCGAGGTCAAGCGCCATATGGCGGGCTACCAGGGCGTGATCATCAGCAGCGAGCGCCGACCGGAAACCGTGGGCATCGTGGTGTTCCGCGAGCTTCGGTACGACCAAGAAGCAGGCGATTGGCATGGCCGGGCGTATTCGATCAAGCGCAAGCGAGAAGTTCCGATCGACATCGAGGTCCCTAGCGCCAACCGACTCGAGCTCACGGCGCACATCTTGTTCTTCAAGAAGCGCGTTCAGTTCAAACGAATTCCGGACGTGCAGGTGGCTGGCCTTCAGGTCGCGAAGCGCTGA
- a CDS encoding amidohydrolase gives MRWTGRWAFSFSRTGKADVLAKRRILHSKNEIPRHRDRIADVVALTMDRCDGSFLGRSMAAVKKIVRGIAWALIALVALIVVAGGLAWLRLHPSPPGLQVWTNGRVLTMDPEGKQATALVIEGDRIAAVGSNEDVERWLPSADVVLDLEGRTVLPGFIEAHGHFPGAGLVAVAADLNSPPIGAVKTIPEALDALRRTNIEQSGDGWLIGFGYDDTMLEEQRHFTREDLDSVSTTRPILAMHISAHMAVVNSLALERFGITSETPDPPGGEIRKDPETGEPTGLLLETASRPLQLEALNMPPLQQIAVVRSAAATYAAQGFTTVQNGLATLVQIKGMSAGSKLGLIPQRLAIWPKDELGLEVAEGTLDLGQYASERVYIGAAKFVGDGSIQGYTGFLSEPYYQPGEHQADYRGYPNIDADTLEAQVKAIHCSGQQVAVHGNGDAAIDQFLDAWEAALGACPAKDARPVLVHAQMSRPDQLDRMKKLGATPSFFSAHVYYWGDRHRDIFLGPERAARISPAASAAALGIRFTTHLDTPIVPIDSMLQLWTPVARETSSSEVLGSDERISVEQALRAMTSDAAWQLRLEEQLGSIEPGKLADLVILSKNPLDDEDLRDIEIDQTLVGGVTIYEKPR, from the coding sequence ATGCGTTGGACCGGGAGATGGGCCTTCTCCTTTTCGAGGACGGGAAAGGCTGATGTTCTCGCAAAACGGCGGATTTTGCATTCGAAAAATGAAATTCCGCGCCACCGGGACAGGATCGCCGATGTTGTCGCTCTCACGATGGACCGTTGCGACGGCTCCTTCCTCGGGCGTAGCATGGCCGCCGTGAAGAAGATCGTCCGGGGAATCGCGTGGGCCCTCATCGCGCTCGTCGCTCTCATCGTGGTCGCCGGAGGCCTTGCCTGGCTGCGGCTCCACCCTTCGCCACCCGGACTTCAGGTCTGGACCAACGGGCGGGTCCTCACGATGGACCCGGAGGGCAAGCAGGCGACCGCACTGGTCATCGAAGGCGATCGAATCGCGGCGGTCGGCAGCAACGAGGACGTGGAGCGTTGGCTGCCAAGCGCGGACGTCGTGCTCGACCTCGAGGGTCGAACGGTCCTGCCTGGGTTCATTGAAGCGCACGGCCATTTTCCGGGGGCGGGGCTGGTCGCAGTCGCGGCGGACTTGAACAGTCCGCCCATCGGCGCCGTGAAGACGATTCCGGAAGCGCTCGATGCGCTCAGGCGGACCAACATCGAGCAATCGGGAGATGGCTGGCTGATCGGCTTTGGCTACGACGACACGATGCTCGAGGAGCAGCGGCACTTCACACGCGAGGACCTCGACAGCGTTTCCACGACCCGACCGATCCTTGCCATGCACATTTCCGCGCATATGGCGGTCGTGAACTCGCTGGCCCTCGAACGCTTCGGCATCACCTCCGAAACCCCGGACCCGCCCGGCGGGGAAATCCGCAAGGACCCAGAAACCGGAGAGCCCACCGGCTTGCTCTTGGAGACCGCCTCGCGCCCCCTCCAGTTGGAGGCGCTCAACATGCCGCCGCTGCAACAGATCGCCGTCGTTCGTTCGGCTGCGGCCACCTATGCAGCGCAGGGGTTCACCACCGTCCAAAACGGACTAGCAACCCTGGTGCAGATCAAAGGAATGAGCGCCGGCTCGAAATTGGGTTTGATCCCGCAGCGATTGGCGATTTGGCCGAAAGACGAACTGGGCCTCGAGGTCGCGGAAGGCACATTGGACCTCGGACAGTACGCAAGCGAACGCGTCTACATCGGCGCCGCGAAGTTCGTGGGCGACGGATCGATCCAGGGATACACCGGCTTCCTCAGCGAGCCATACTACCAACCCGGCGAGCACCAAGCGGACTACCGCGGCTATCCGAACATCGATGCCGACACGCTCGAGGCGCAAGTCAAAGCGATTCATTGCTCGGGCCAACAGGTCGCGGTGCACGGCAACGGGGATGCGGCAATCGATCAGTTTCTCGACGCCTGGGAAGCGGCGCTCGGAGCCTGTCCCGCGAAGGACGCTCGGCCGGTACTGGTGCATGCGCAGATGTCGCGCCCCGACCAACTCGATCGGATGAAGAAACTCGGCGCGACCCCGAGCTTCTTCAGCGCCCACGTCTACTACTGGGGTGACCGGCACCGCGACATCTTCCTCGGTCCCGAACGCGCCGCTCGGATCAGCCCGGCAGCAAGCGCGGCTGCGCTCGGGATTCGATTCACGACCCACCTCGATACGCCGATCGTTCCGATCGACTCGATGCTGCAGCTCTGGACGCCGGTGGCGCGCGAGACCTCGAGCAGCGAAGTCCTGGGTTCCGACGAACGTATCTCCGTCGAACAGGCCCTTCGCGCGATGACTTCCGACGCGGCCTGGCAGCTGCGGCTCGAAGAACAGCTCGGTTCGATCGAACCCGGCAAGCTCGCCGATCTCGTCATCCTTTCCAAGAATCCACTCGACGATGAAGATCTCCGTGATATCGAGATCGACCAGACGCTCGTGGGCGGCGTGACCATCTACGAGAAGCCCCGCTGA
- a CDS encoding amidase, with protein MDELSYRSASECLAALQSQDVSSLELVDACIARIEALNPALNAVVAMDYDRARESARAADAARANGKSMGMLHGLPMTIKDSLETAGLVTTSGAPELRDYVPQEDAVAVSRAIEAGAIVLGKTNLPIYAGDWQTYNAVYGRT; from the coding sequence ATGGACGAGTTGAGCTACCGCTCTGCCTCGGAGTGTCTGGCGGCGCTGCAAAGCCAAGACGTCAGCTCTTTGGAGCTCGTCGACGCTTGCATCGCCCGCATCGAGGCCTTGAACCCCGCGCTGAACGCTGTCGTCGCCATGGATTACGACCGTGCCCGAGAGTCGGCGCGTGCGGCCGACGCCGCCCGGGCAAACGGAAAATCGATGGGCATGCTCCACGGCCTTCCGATGACGATTAAGGACTCGCTCGAGACCGCGGGCCTGGTCACGACTTCGGGGGCACCCGAGCTTCGCGACTACGTCCCCCAGGAGGATGCCGTCGCGGTTAGCCGCGCGATCGAGGCGGGAGCAATCGTACTCGGGAAAACGAACCTGCCCATCTACGCGGGCGACTGGCAGACCTACAACGCGGTCTACGGGCGCACC